A genomic segment from Clarias gariepinus isolate MV-2021 ecotype Netherlands chromosome 11, CGAR_prim_01v2, whole genome shotgun sequence encodes:
- the lta gene encoding lymphotoxin-alpha, giving the protein MHNKSYKFSFLVCWCCLLSISIVIMVAMIAKESKQKAQMEETGGSAHSERHTDSRPSSVNHIHLVWDEDQSWKPSSTCFCENTSLILNNGSVNITIGGFYHAYAQVTLVNLVNNRHGTVTLVANEDGKRARKLSEADYGNGSVSMSGVILLRSGYKVRLNIESQIRRDPSKTYWGLYLLNKLKDE; this is encoded by the exons ATGCACAACAAAAGCTACAAGTTCAGCTTCTTGGTCTGTTGGTGTTGCCTGTTATCCATCTCTATTGTGATTATGGTTGCAATGATTGCAAAGGAGAGCAAGCAG AAAGCACAAATGGAAGAAACTG GAGGTAGTGCGCATTCTGAACGTCACACAG attctaGACCGAGCTCAGTTAATCACATTCATCTGGTCTGGG ATGAAGACCAGTCATGGAAACCCAGTTCTACATGTTTCTGCGAGAACACCTCCCTCATCCTGAACAACGGCTCGGTCAATATTACAATCGGAGGATTTTACCACGCCTATGCCCAGGTCACCCTCGTAAACTTAGTAAACAATAGACATGGGACAGTGACTTTGGTTGCAAATGAGGATGGAAAGAGAGCCCGTAAACTGAGTGAGGCTGATTATGGAAACGGCTCTGTGTCTATGTCAGGGGTGATTCTTTTAAGAAGTGGTTACAAAGTGAGACTGAACATCGAGTCTCAGATAAGAAGGGATCCATCAAAAACATATTGGGGCCTCTACCTGCTTAATAAGCTAAAGGACGAATAA
- the apom gene encoding apolipoprotein M, translated as MSISTALGILYAVAQVLMPCLPPKPLSGKVLSTDRYLGKWYYVGVASWDEEDIESYKSVDNSVVELKEGEGHTLVMAGALQQDGNCVNMAWTYYVDPKMDPVLTEGQENLGVFLDGNWMKCPNCMIIVKLHPSKGFLRIMLFARDKDTSADLVKKFQKKLECFYIIDKFVIAPRTKEFCKLEGTE; from the exons ATGAGTATTTCAACAGCACTAGGTATACTCTATGCAGTGGCGCAGGTTCTAATGCCATGCCTTCCTCCAAAACCATTGTCCGGTAAAGTCCTGTCTACCGACCGG TATTTAGGAAAGTGGTATTATGTTGGAGTGGCTTCATGGGATGAGGAGGACATTGAAAGCTATAAATCGGTGGATAATTCAGTTGTCGAACTGAAGGAAGGTGAAGGTCACACTTTGGTTATGGCTGGAGCATTGCAACA GGACGGTAATTGTGTGAACATGGCCTGGACCTATTATGTTGACCCAAAGATGGATCCGGTTTTGACAGAGGGTCAGG AAAATCTTGGTGTGTTCTTGGATGGAAACTGGATGAAATGCCCCAACTGTATGATTATCGTCAAGCTTCATCCCAGCAAAGGCTTTTTAAGAATCATGTTGTTTG CACGTGACAAGGACACATCAGCTGACTTGGTGAAAAAATTTCAGAAAAAACTGGAATGCTTTTACATTATCGACAAGTTTGTAATAGCGCCACGGACAAAAG AGTTCTGCAAACTGGAAGGAACTGAGTGA